Proteins co-encoded in one Oceanococcus atlanticus genomic window:
- a CDS encoding serine hydrolase domain-containing protein — MIKALRRWSILSVVPDDLASVTDTASGEVAEHTLGLRDGSVQALWQCFERLYATGVQPGLQLCVRHRGEVVIDRAIGHARGNEPGTSGSALVPMTVNTPINLFSAAKAVTAMLVHRMVEQGALSLDDPVASHLPGFERHGKAAITVRQILTHRAGLTRMPILDDGDELDALHDDEKRRELVLSLRPQGRAGGLPAYHAITGGFVLAEMLRELTGQDPRALLQKWIKGPLGAQWLDYGLPADRADQIALNAATGWMPGPIAWQLSRVVGAPFAQAIAKSNDPRFQSAVIPSGNVVSTARDIARFYQCLLNGGEFDGQRVFAERTVQSAIRPDRQRASLDRVIGIPIRYSAGFMLGHGGVGLYGLNRYSTFGHLGLSSTLTWARPDTGSVVCLVTTGKPVLGPHIPEMLSMFSALNRFCENRLVR; from the coding sequence ATGATTAAAGCATTGCGACGCTGGTCAATACTCAGCGTGGTGCCCGATGATTTGGCGTCAGTGACCGATACCGCATCGGGTGAGGTTGCCGAGCACACGCTGGGGCTGCGTGACGGCAGTGTGCAGGCATTGTGGCAATGTTTCGAACGGCTTTATGCCACTGGGGTTCAGCCCGGTCTGCAATTGTGTGTCCGCCATCGTGGTGAGGTGGTGATTGACCGCGCCATAGGTCATGCGCGCGGAAATGAGCCGGGTACTTCGGGCAGTGCGCTGGTGCCCATGACGGTTAACACTCCGATCAATCTGTTTTCGGCCGCCAAGGCGGTCACAGCCATGCTGGTGCATCGGATGGTGGAGCAAGGCGCACTGAGCTTGGATGATCCGGTTGCCTCGCATCTGCCGGGCTTTGAGCGCCATGGCAAGGCTGCCATCACGGTGCGTCAGATTCTGACCCACCGTGCCGGGCTGACCCGTATGCCTATACTTGACGATGGTGATGAGCTCGATGCGCTGCACGATGATGAAAAGCGGCGTGAGTTGGTGCTGTCGTTGCGTCCGCAGGGCCGGGCAGGTGGGTTGCCGGCCTATCATGCGATCACCGGTGGCTTTGTGCTGGCTGAAATGCTGCGTGAGCTGACTGGCCAAGATCCCCGGGCCCTGCTTCAGAAATGGATTAAAGGGCCCTTGGGCGCCCAGTGGTTGGACTACGGCTTGCCAGCGGACCGCGCTGACCAGATCGCGCTCAATGCAGCAACGGGCTGGATGCCGGGACCGATCGCGTGGCAGTTGTCGCGAGTGGTTGGTGCGCCGTTTGCGCAGGCCATCGCCAAGTCGAATGACCCGCGGTTCCAGTCGGCGGTTATTCCTTCCGGCAACGTGGTTTCAACAGCGCGTGACATCGCGCGCTTCTACCAATGTCTGCTCAATGGAGGTGAGTTCGACGGGCAGCGTGTGTTTGCCGAGCGTACGGTGCAGTCGGCCATTCGACCCGATCGTCAACGGGCCAGCTTAGACCGGGTGATCGGCATCCCGATTCGCTATTCAGCGGGTTTTATGCTCGGCCATGGAGGCGTTGGGCTCTACGGGCTCAACCGGTATTCAACCTTCGGCCATCTGGGCTTGTCGAGTACATTGACCTGGGCGCGCCCGGACACCGGTTCAGTGGTGTGTCTGGTCACAACCGGCAAGCCGGTGCTCGGGCCTCACATTCCGGAGATGCTGAGTATGTTTTCGGCCTTGAATCGGTTCTGCGAGAATCGGTTGGTACGCTGA
- a CDS encoding alkaline phosphatase D family protein, whose amino-acid sequence MSQHHSGLNRRRFLQGSASVATAAISGAALSGCNASDGAVVGDGKLAFVHGVASGDPLPDRVILWTRVTPQDTAAALTVQWQMATDPDMLDVVASGSVVTQASRDFTVKVDPTGLMAGTTYYYRFSSGGVQSPIGRTRTAPVGAVDRLRVGVVSCSSLAHGLFNAYRRVAERADLDVVLHLGDYIYEYGDGEYGSARAYEPAHEIVTLEDYRLRHAQYKRDADLAEAHRQHPFICVWDDHETADNSYRDGANNHTEGDEGAWTDRLAVAVQAYYEWMPIRVVDPLNPVRIYRQFKYGDLAEFDMLDTRIIDRDQEVLIDQGGMVNSAALNDESRTLLGEEQLQWLSDNLNASTSQWKFLGQQVMFGQLRLLGTPDLAQLLGEAGNTLRLLPVAGSGGLILNTDQWDGYAAERRRVWDIIRGGQSGPDVAINNVVVLTGDIHTSWVMDITEDPSNPLSYNPLNGNGSMAVEFVCTSVTSPGLGLPAENVVSALVPAMNPHMKYVNLTDKGYMLLDITPERTQAEYYFVPTIAEVDDGEQLGAVYATQDGQNRIVAGEASAARENPPAPAP is encoded by the coding sequence ATGAGTCAGCATCATTCGGGTTTGAACCGCCGCCGGTTTTTGCAGGGATCGGCATCGGTGGCCACGGCCGCCATCAGCGGAGCGGCACTGTCAGGTTGCAATGCCAGTGATGGCGCGGTTGTTGGCGACGGTAAGCTGGCCTTTGTGCACGGCGTGGCCAGTGGCGACCCATTGCCTGATCGGGTCATTTTGTGGACCCGCGTCACCCCTCAGGACACTGCTGCGGCGCTCACGGTGCAGTGGCAGATGGCAACGGATCCAGACATGCTGGATGTGGTGGCCAGCGGCAGTGTGGTGACGCAAGCCAGTCGTGATTTCACCGTCAAAGTTGACCCCACAGGCTTGATGGCGGGCACAACGTATTACTACCGCTTCTCCAGTGGCGGGGTGCAATCCCCGATCGGGCGCACGCGCACCGCGCCGGTAGGGGCCGTAGACCGTCTGCGGGTCGGGGTGGTGTCGTGCTCAAGCCTGGCTCATGGCCTGTTCAATGCGTATCGCCGCGTGGCTGAGCGTGCTGACCTCGATGTGGTTCTGCATCTGGGCGATTACATCTACGAGTATGGTGACGGCGAATATGGCAGTGCGCGGGCCTACGAGCCGGCGCACGAAATTGTCACGCTGGAGGATTACCGTCTGCGTCATGCGCAGTACAAGCGTGATGCCGACCTGGCGGAAGCGCATCGCCAACATCCGTTCATCTGCGTCTGGGACGATCATGAAACGGCTGACAATTCCTACCGCGACGGTGCCAACAACCACACCGAAGGCGACGAGGGGGCGTGGACAGATCGTCTGGCGGTGGCTGTTCAGGCTTACTACGAATGGATGCCGATTCGAGTCGTCGACCCGCTCAACCCGGTCAGGATTTATCGCCAGTTCAAGTATGGTGATCTGGCCGAATTCGACATGCTCGATACCCGCATCATTGATCGTGACCAGGAAGTGCTGATCGATCAGGGCGGGATGGTCAATTCAGCAGCGCTTAACGACGAATCACGCACGCTGCTGGGCGAGGAGCAGTTGCAATGGCTGTCCGACAATCTGAATGCCTCGACGTCACAGTGGAAATTCCTGGGCCAACAGGTCATGTTCGGTCAGCTGCGTCTGCTCGGTACGCCAGACTTGGCTCAGCTGCTTGGTGAGGCCGGCAACACGCTGCGCCTGTTGCCTGTGGCTGGCAGCGGCGGGCTGATTCTCAACACCGACCAGTGGGACGGCTACGCAGCCGAGCGCCGTCGCGTGTGGGACATCATTCGTGGTGGCCAGAGTGGGCCCGATGTGGCGATCAACAACGTGGTGGTGCTGACCGGCGATATTCACACGTCCTGGGTCATGGACATCACTGAAGACCCCAGTAACCCGCTGAGTTACAACCCGCTCAACGGCAATGGTTCCATGGCGGTCGAATTCGTGTGTACCTCAGTGACCTCGCCCGGCCTCGGTTTGCCGGCCGAGAACGTGGTTTCTGCGCTGGTGCCGGCCATGAATCCGCACATGAAGTACGTCAACCTGACCGATAAAGGCTACATGCTGCTGGATATCACGCCGGAGCGAACCCAGGCCGAGTATTACTTCGTGCCGACGATTGCCGAGGTCGATGATGGCGAACAGCTGGGTGCTGTTTATGCGACCCAGGATGGGCAAAACAGGATTGTGGCAGGCGAGGCCAGCGCAGCGCGGGAGAACCCGCCGGCGCCGGCGCCCTAG
- a CDS encoding Dps family protein encodes MSDIDIGINQQDRHAIADGLKRLLADSYTLYLQTHNFHWNVTGPQFRDLHLMFEEHYTELATAVDEIAERIRTLGVAAPGTYKSFAELSSITEVEGVPEAGEMVDLLTKGHEQVVKTAREVLKAAQDADDESSAALVSDRMRIHEKTAWMLRALRN; translated from the coding sequence ATGTCTGACATTGATATTGGTATCAATCAGCAGGACCGTCACGCCATTGCCGACGGCCTCAAGCGCCTGCTTGCTGATTCCTACACGTTGTATCTGCAGACGCACAATTTTCACTGGAACGTCACCGGCCCGCAGTTTCGTGATCTGCACCTGATGTTCGAAGAGCACTACACCGAGCTGGCGACCGCAGTGGATGAGATCGCTGAGCGTATCCGTACGCTGGGTGTGGCTGCACCGGGCACCTACAAATCGTTTGCCGAACTCAGCTCCATCACCGAGGTTGAGGGCGTGCCGGAAGCCGGCGAGATGGTCGATCTGTTGACCAAGGGCCATGAGCAGGTGGTTAAAACCGCGCGCGAAGTACTCAAGGCAGCGCAAGACGCTGATGATGAATCGTCTGCAGCGCTGGTCTCAGACCGTATGCGTATCCATGAGAAAACCGCCTGGATGCTGCGCGCACTGCGAAACTGA
- a CDS encoding DUF1302 family protein translates to MRHPLRRQTALAALVGGLLASHGVLAQDSMDDVLGGFDELDNYDDVIALDTDSKGFEQKTWDPSGSLSLASSYNLKNHRSSTGTDYDGLSKLRLRLNLGLDGQFGEHWRSSFNVSAWHDFAYDLRDTTYTEAVIGEYEQVLDVQDAWISTRLGSNWDSKLGRQVVVWGFADNLRVLDVLNPLDNLEPGLADIEDLRLPVGMLRLDRYAGPWQASAILIGEQRFSRNPPIGSDFYSVTDGQGNAVSYREIQPEDFEELDYAAALTGRFSGWDLSLTASRRWFDEPYLDARAFDSSDRNASQEDFERDAVLRHSRVNQFGYGVQITRGGWLFKHEAALIDGLQLTSSSILEDPLPLLNALPIINALVPDGGQLLPTDVREVRRYDMLLGLEYFGLAQTTLSVEFAARHIEDFDQDLAWSGYLEWRGESAVRMTRDFLNERLRLHLISVLFNRDGEIFSDSGGAIHRINAEYEFASALVVVAGAVFYQGGDQAPFNVSGDNDRVFAEIKWSF, encoded by the coding sequence ATGCGGCATCCGTTGCGACGGCAGACGGCCCTTGCGGCCCTTGTTGGCGGCCTGCTCGCCAGCCACGGCGTCCTCGCCCAGGACAGCATGGATGACGTGCTGGGCGGTTTTGACGAGCTGGATAACTATGACGATGTCATCGCACTGGATACCGATAGCAAAGGTTTTGAACAGAAAACCTGGGACCCCAGCGGCAGCCTGTCCCTGGCCAGCAGCTACAACCTGAAGAATCATCGCTCATCCACCGGCACCGACTACGACGGTCTGTCCAAGCTGCGCCTGCGTTTGAATCTGGGCCTGGACGGTCAGTTCGGCGAGCACTGGCGCAGCAGCTTTAATGTCAGTGCCTGGCACGACTTTGCGTATGACTTGCGTGACACCACGTACACCGAGGCCGTGATCGGCGAATACGAGCAGGTGCTTGACGTTCAGGACGCCTGGATCTCAACCCGCCTCGGTTCAAACTGGGACAGCAAGCTCGGCCGGCAGGTCGTGGTGTGGGGCTTTGCCGACAATCTGCGCGTGCTCGATGTTCTCAACCCGCTGGACAATCTGGAGCCGGGCTTGGCCGACATCGAAGACCTGCGGCTTCCGGTGGGCATGCTGCGCCTGGATCGCTATGCCGGCCCCTGGCAGGCTTCGGCCATCCTGATTGGTGAGCAGCGTTTTTCACGCAATCCACCGATAGGCAGTGATTTCTACAGCGTGACCGACGGCCAAGGCAATGCGGTGAGCTACCGTGAAATTCAACCCGAGGATTTCGAGGAGCTGGACTATGCCGCCGCCCTGACCGGGCGCTTCAGCGGCTGGGATCTCAGCCTGACCGCTTCGCGCCGCTGGTTTGACGAACCGTATCTTGATGCACGCGCCTTCGACAGCAGCGACCGCAACGCAAGCCAGGAGGACTTTGAGCGCGACGCCGTGCTGCGCCACAGCCGCGTCAACCAGTTCGGCTACGGCGTGCAGATCACCCGCGGAGGCTGGTTGTTCAAACATGAAGCGGCGCTTATCGATGGCTTGCAGTTGACCTCGAGCAGCATCCTTGAAGACCCGCTGCCACTGCTCAACGCACTGCCGATTATCAATGCACTGGTGCCCGACGGCGGCCAGTTGCTGCCCACTGATGTGCGTGAAGTGCGCCGCTACGACATGCTGTTAGGCCTGGAATATTTCGGCCTTGCCCAGACCACGCTCAGTGTGGAATTTGCCGCCCGACATATCGAGGACTTCGACCAGGACCTGGCCTGGTCTGGCTATCTTGAGTGGCGCGGCGAATCCGCTGTGCGTATGACCCGTGACTTTCTCAATGAACGACTGCGCCTGCATCTCATCAGCGTGCTGTTCAACCGAGACGGAGAGATCTTCAGCGACAGCGGCGGCGCGATACACCGCATCAACGCCGAGTATGAATTTGCCTCGGCGCTGGTGGTTGTGGCCGGCGCGGTGTTCTATCAGGGCGGCGACCAGGCGCCCTTCAACGTCAGCGGCGACAACGACCGCGTTTTTGCCGAAATCAAATGGTCGTTCTGA
- a CDS encoding fatty acid desaturase family protein, translating into MTTRIKDIFSAAEIEQLTRKSNLAGLWVLLRTWGVSAGCFAALALWPHPLMWLLAIVLLGGQQLCCAVATHEAAHRSLFKTRWLNTRLVDWLCARPVWLDVERYRQHHMHHHAHTGTAQDPDLTLVDMYPTDTAGMRRRLLRDALGLTGLKRVLGLFLMDIGAMHYTVSGDVRWRPRAQRGLTVYLRNGLRNLGPMVLSQLALFALLWACGAAWVYWAWPLAYLTSFSVFLRIRALAEHACLPGGSEVFANTRTTRAGWLARCCVAPLNVNFHQEHHLMASVPYHRLPQMHRMLRVKGLSDAPQGYWSVIKLAASRSA; encoded by the coding sequence ATGACGACGCGTATCAAGGATATTTTCAGCGCTGCCGAGATTGAGCAGCTCACGCGCAAATCCAACCTGGCCGGGCTGTGGGTACTGCTGCGCACCTGGGGCGTCAGTGCGGGGTGTTTCGCGGCCCTGGCGCTGTGGCCGCATCCGCTGATGTGGCTGCTGGCCATCGTGCTGCTGGGTGGACAGCAGCTGTGTTGCGCCGTGGCCACCCACGAAGCAGCCCATCGTTCACTGTTCAAAACCCGCTGGTTGAATACCCGGCTGGTTGATTGGCTGTGCGCACGCCCGGTGTGGCTGGATGTGGAGCGCTATCGTCAGCACCACATGCATCACCACGCGCACACCGGCACCGCGCAGGATCCGGATCTGACACTGGTGGACATGTACCCGACCGACACCGCGGGGATGCGTCGCCGCCTGCTGCGTGACGCCCTGGGGCTGACCGGGCTCAAGCGCGTGCTCGGGCTTTTTCTGATGGATATCGGGGCGATGCACTACACCGTTTCCGGTGATGTGCGCTGGCGCCCGCGCGCGCAGCGCGGGCTGACGGTTTATCTGCGCAATGGGCTGCGCAATCTTGGTCCCATGGTGCTCAGCCAGCTGGCTTTGTTTGCGCTGCTGTGGGCCTGCGGCGCGGCTTGGGTCTACTGGGCCTGGCCGCTGGCCTATCTGACCAGCTTCAGTGTGTTTCTGCGCATACGCGCCCTGGCCGAGCACGCCTGTCTGCCGGGCGGATCAGAGGTCTTTGCCAACACGCGGACCACCCGGGCCGGCTGGCTGGCGCGTTGCTGTGTGGCACCGCTCAATGTGAATTTTCACCAGGAACATCATCTGATGGCCTCGGTGCCATACCACCGCCTGCCGCAGATGCACCGCATGCTCAGAGTCAAAGGTTTGAGCGACGCGCCGCAAGGCTACTGGTCGGTGATCAAGCTGGCAGCCAGCCGCAGCGCTTGA
- a CDS encoding outer membrane lipoprotein-sorting protein, whose product MRHCIRFILLGCALSLPLTGHAELSGRDIMQKVKDRDDGENAVMDMQMVLINDSGDTRERHIRSFRRNAPDNPKDTQSIMFFLSPANVEDTGFLTYDYDDGSKDDDQWLYLPALKKVKRIAAADKSGSFMGSDFTYADMSSPDLDDYTYEVMKQTEVDGHKVWQILSTPKTEDEIKRTGYSKSVSFIRQDNYVVVRAVNWLEKGGRLKFMEVKKLEQIDGIWTPLEMVMTTKKGKHTEHASVLRWDDVKYNQPMDDDLFTQRRLSQGL is encoded by the coding sequence ATGAGACATTGCATACGCTTCATTCTGCTGGGCTGCGCGCTCAGCCTGCCACTGACCGGCCACGCCGAACTGTCGGGGCGCGACATCATGCAGAAGGTCAAGGACCGCGATGATGGCGAAAACGCGGTCATGGACATGCAGATGGTGCTGATCAACGACAGCGGGGACACCCGCGAGCGGCATATTCGCTCGTTCCGGCGCAACGCACCGGACAACCCCAAAGACACCCAGAGCATCATGTTCTTTCTCAGCCCGGCCAATGTCGAGGACACCGGTTTTCTGACCTACGACTACGACGACGGCAGCAAAGATGACGATCAGTGGCTCTACCTGCCTGCTTTGAAAAAGGTCAAACGCATCGCGGCGGCCGACAAAAGCGGCAGTTTCATGGGCTCGGACTTCACCTATGCCGATATGAGCAGCCCGGACCTGGACGACTACACCTATGAGGTGATGAAGCAGACCGAGGTTGACGGGCACAAGGTCTGGCAGATTCTGTCCACCCCCAAGACCGAGGACGAAATCAAGCGCACCGGCTACAGCAAATCGGTCAGCTTCATCCGTCAGGACAACTACGTGGTCGTTCGCGCGGTCAACTGGCTGGAAAAAGGTGGCCGCCTGAAGTTCATGGAGGTCAAGAAGCTGGAGCAGATCGACGGCATCTGGACGCCACTTGAGATGGTCATGACGACCAAGAAAGGCAAGCACACCGAGCACGCCAGCGTGCTGCGCTGGGACGACGTCAAATACAACCAGCCCATGGACGACGATCTTTTCACCCAGCGTCGTCTAAGCCAGGGCTTGTAA
- a CDS encoding efflux RND transporter permease subunit yields the protein MTTPKFSALDRLRSRIESAFGRWGEICHDHPWWVIAALTVALVFFSTWFPTMQVDTSNESYLRESDPARLVYDAFQHEFGKDERIVVLVETDGDIVNDQVLRRLQTLHTALEDIPQVDKVDSLINARMTVGRGDELIVKDLLEDRPQNPAEFDALRQRIRANPLYRNHFVDASLTRTVLIVTPDTYAASPSDADAATALDDFDFSAGFDDMDAMLDDSAAAAPTAEAEFITDEEIYRIIDSIAVLEDSHGDAGFRIGMAGSPLMMHQLTFILGRDMFLFSGIGIVLISALLFAVFRRWVIVGLPVFVSALSVYFTFALMCFFGMVVTTSVQILPSLLLAIGVGNSVHIFTAYFQAVDRGDNKRQALRYALGHSGLAVMMTGLTTAGGLLSFVTANLKPVADIGIIAPMGILSALLFSLALLPALIAVTPFKDKGLKDDSNGPFQRFLTACARISTTYPLRVVALWFVLIAACLVSVAQIRPSHFPLSWFPQGMEIRDVTEALDSNFGGSTFSEIVVDSGRENGLHDPLLLHAVDRAMQFLDQLEVHGVQSGKATSLLDINKELHQALNGNDPAYYAIPDDRALIAQELLLFENSGSDDLEDIVDTAFSKMRITAKMPFVDGVLYPDYLDALQSGFRDIVGDHAEVTFTGVIMLLAGSVKVLIGDTIRSYILAFCIIAPLMMLLVGSVRTGLISMIPNLAPIIFTLALMPILGIPLDAFTLLIGSIALGLAVDDTIHFMHNFQRYYVQTGDAPRAVHETLRTTGKALMITSLVLSAAFFVNLFGTMNNLQDFGLLTGTSIIVAFLADVLLAPALMVLLARWKERSHKESIA from the coding sequence ATGACCACGCCGAAATTTTCAGCGTTAGACCGCCTGCGCTCGCGCATCGAATCCGCTTTCGGCCGCTGGGGTGAAATCTGCCATGACCATCCGTGGTGGGTGATCGCCGCGCTGACAGTGGCACTGGTCTTCTTCTCGACCTGGTTCCCGACCATGCAGGTCGACACCTCGAATGAGAGCTATCTGCGCGAGTCGGACCCGGCTCGTCTGGTCTATGACGCCTTCCAGCACGAATTCGGCAAGGACGAACGCATCGTGGTGCTGGTCGAAACCGATGGCGACATCGTCAACGATCAGGTGTTGCGCCGCCTCCAGACGCTGCACACGGCGCTGGAAGACATCCCCCAGGTGGACAAGGTCGACAGCCTGATCAACGCACGCATGACCGTGGGGCGCGGCGATGAATTGATCGTCAAGGACCTGCTGGAGGATCGGCCACAGAACCCGGCCGAGTTTGACGCCTTGCGTCAACGCATCCGCGCAAACCCCTTGTACCGCAATCATTTCGTGGATGCATCGCTGACCCGCACGGTGCTCATCGTGACACCGGACACCTACGCGGCCAGCCCTTCGGATGCGGACGCTGCAACCGCCCTGGATGATTTCGATTTCAGCGCCGGCTTCGATGACATGGATGCCATGCTGGATGACAGCGCAGCGGCAGCCCCGACGGCGGAGGCCGAGTTCATCACCGACGAAGAGATCTACCGCATCATCGACAGCATTGCGGTCCTGGAAGATAGCCACGGCGATGCCGGCTTTCGCATCGGCATGGCGGGTTCACCGCTGATGATGCATCAGCTGACCTTCATACTGGGACGCGACATGTTCCTGTTCTCGGGTATCGGCATCGTGCTGATCTCGGCGCTGCTGTTCGCCGTGTTCCGGCGCTGGGTGATCGTCGGCCTGCCGGTGTTCGTGTCGGCACTTTCGGTGTATTTCACCTTCGCTCTGATGTGCTTTTTCGGCATGGTGGTGACCACCTCGGTGCAGATTCTGCCATCGCTGCTGCTGGCCATCGGGGTGGGCAATTCGGTGCACATCTTCACCGCCTATTTCCAGGCCGTCGACCGCGGCGATAACAAGCGTCAGGCACTGCGTTACGCACTCGGGCATTCGGGTCTGGCGGTCATGATGACCGGACTGACCACCGCAGGCGGCCTGCTGTCCTTCGTTACCGCCAACCTCAAACCGGTGGCCGATATCGGCATCATCGCCCCCATGGGCATCCTCAGCGCCCTGCTGTTTTCGCTGGCCCTGTTGCCGGCGCTGATTGCCGTCACCCCGTTCAAGGACAAAGGTCTCAAGGACGATTCCAACGGCCCGTTCCAGCGGTTCCTGACGGCTTGCGCCCGAATCTCCACCACCTATCCGCTGCGCGTGGTGGCCTTGTGGTTTGTGCTGATCGCGGCCTGCCTGGTCAGCGTGGCACAGATTCGCCCCAGTCACTTCCCGCTCAGCTGGTTTCCACAAGGGATGGAAATCCGCGATGTCACCGAGGCCCTGGACAGCAATTTCGGCGGCTCCACCTTCAGTGAAATCGTGGTCGACAGCGGGCGCGAAAACGGCCTGCATGATCCGCTGCTGCTGCATGCGGTTGACCGGGCCATGCAATTTTTGGATCAGCTAGAGGTGCACGGCGTTCAGTCCGGCAAGGCCACCTCGCTGCTCGATATCAACAAGGAACTGCATCAGGCGCTGAACGGCAACGATCCGGCGTATTACGCGATCCCCGATGACCGCGCCCTGATCGCCCAGGAGCTGCTGCTGTTCGAGAATTCGGGCAGCGATGATCTGGAAGACATCGTCGACACCGCATTCAGCAAAATGCGCATCACCGCCAAGATGCCGTTTGTTGATGGGGTGCTCTACCCCGACTATCTGGACGCCCTGCAGTCAGGCTTTCGCGACATCGTGGGTGATCATGCCGAGGTTACGTTCACCGGCGTGATCATGCTTCTGGCCGGCAGCGTCAAGGTTCTGATCGGCGACACCATCCGTTCTTACATCCTGGCCTTCTGCATCATCGCGCCGCTGATGATGCTGCTGGTCGGCTCGGTGCGCACCGGCCTGATCAGCATGATCCCGAATCTGGCGCCGATCATTTTCACCCTGGCGCTCATGCCCATCCTCGGCATACCGCTGGATGCCTTCACCCTGCTGATCGGCTCGATCGCACTGGGCCTGGCGGTGGATGACACGATTCACTTCATGCACAACTTCCAGCGCTACTACGTCCAAACGGGCGACGCGCCACGCGCCGTGCATGAAACACTGCGCACCACGGGCAAAGCGCTGATGATCACCTCGCTGGTGTTGTCGGCAGCCTTCTTCGTCAACCTGTTCGGAACCATGAACAACCTGCAGGATTTTGGCCTTTTGACCGGCACCAGCATCATCGTGGCCTTCCTCGCTGATGTGCTGCTGGCCCCGGCCCTGATGGTGCTGCTGGCCCGCTGGAAAGAACGTTCTCACAAGGAGTCCATCGCATGA